In Paenibacillus sp. 1781tsa1, one DNA window encodes the following:
- a CDS encoding ABC transporter substrate-binding protein, with protein MKLHQQYLLLHRHYGHHTEHELTLADLAELLNCTHRNTLTIVKKMVAHDWIRWVSQRGRGRRSSLTLLVPADQIAAEYMMQAMNRRELQEAAEQVSAFSSSATMQDHLNQWLLGYSGHHTEAGTNNEQIDTLRLPLRQQLHALDPLYINLLAESFVTSHVFDGLVQRGEQGEILPCLAHTWDVSADRKTWIFYLRKGITFHDGQLLTAHDIVHTFERLQSTDRRTLYRDVSKQILSIEAVDSLTVCFQLKDPHELFLSFLTTSRAAIVPSPGKNEQKMKHSSDVHGMQKPVGTGPFKVTAWDDHLCRLEAFSSYFQGRAHMDRVDILQIPWSASAKMDDSQDIETPFFHLVHNPSSSTGAGWTQISAGVMVHKLLTCNTQKAGPLNDPEVRAHLQSCFAGMYRDDGHADDSEVLVHNSDAVNTEKMIQVYPEKCSDISISSASLHPISLHIATIPQYRRDAQHLASILEQSGFSCTVRTATMEQFKGNLRLESDLILFSLVRDRDEELRRYDLYSTLSEHLEDSARMTIHEILQTIVASPNAADRISELDRIEQFLVGQNLLFHLSEKPVETAYLPSVRGLSFNSQGWVNLRHIWFP; from the coding sequence TTGAAATTACATCAGCAATATCTGCTGTTGCATCGTCATTACGGTCACCATACAGAACATGAACTTACACTCGCCGATCTCGCTGAATTGCTAAATTGTACGCACCGCAATACGTTAACAATTGTCAAAAAGATGGTTGCCCATGACTGGATTCGTTGGGTTTCCCAGCGTGGCCGTGGTCGGCGTTCTTCACTGACCTTGCTTGTTCCGGCTGATCAAATCGCCGCAGAATATATGATGCAGGCCATGAATCGCCGGGAGTTGCAGGAAGCTGCCGAGCAGGTGAGTGCATTCTCCAGTTCAGCAACCATGCAGGATCATCTAAACCAGTGGTTGCTCGGGTATTCGGGTCATCATACGGAAGCCGGCACCAACAATGAGCAGATTGATACGCTTCGGCTGCCCCTGCGCCAACAGCTTCATGCGCTTGATCCGCTGTACATTAATCTGTTGGCTGAATCCTTTGTGACCAGCCATGTCTTTGACGGGTTGGTTCAACGTGGTGAACAGGGAGAGATTCTTCCATGTCTCGCTCACACCTGGGATGTCAGTGCAGACCGAAAGACCTGGATCTTTTATTTGCGAAAAGGGATTACATTTCACGATGGTCAGTTGCTGACGGCCCATGATATTGTGCATACGTTTGAACGGCTGCAATCCACAGATCGCCGGACACTGTACCGTGATGTAAGTAAACAGATTCTATCTATTGAAGCGGTCGATTCCTTAACTGTGTGTTTCCAGCTTAAAGATCCTCATGAATTGTTTTTGTCTTTTCTTACAACAAGTCGTGCGGCGATTGTACCCTCACCCGGAAAAAACGAACAGAAGATGAAGCATTCGAGTGATGTGCATGGAATGCAAAAACCTGTCGGGACAGGACCGTTCAAGGTCACTGCCTGGGATGATCACCTGTGCAGACTTGAAGCTTTTTCATCGTATTTTCAGGGTAGAGCACATATGGACCGGGTAGATATCCTGCAAATTCCGTGGAGTGCCTCGGCCAAAATGGATGATAGCCAAGATATCGAAACTCCGTTCTTTCATCTTGTTCATAATCCGTCTTCGTCTACGGGTGCAGGCTGGACACAGATTAGTGCAGGTGTGATGGTTCATAAATTACTCACATGTAATACGCAAAAAGCCGGACCATTAAACGATCCGGAAGTAAGAGCACACCTTCAGTCATGCTTTGCTGGAATGTATAGAGATGACGGACATGCAGATGACTCTGAGGTCTTGGTGCATAATTCCGATGCCGTGAATACCGAGAAGATGATCCAAGTCTATCCAGAGAAATGTAGCGATATATCTATAAGTTCCGCGTCCCTCCATCCCATTTCCCTGCACATTGCAACCATTCCACAGTATCGCAGGGATGCCCAACATCTGGCGTCCATACTGGAGCAGAGCGGTTTCTCCTGTACCGTCCGTACTGCTACGATGGAGCAATTCAAAGGAAATCTGCGGCTGGAATCTGATCTGATTCTCTTCTCGCTGGTTCGGGACAGGGACGAAGAACTACGAAGATATGATCTCTACTCCACGTTATCTGAGCATTTGGAAGATTCTGCTCGGATGACGATTCATGAGATTTTGCAAACTATCGTCGCCTCACCAAATGCAGCAGATCGAATTTCTGAATTAGACCGAATTGAACAATTCTTGGTTGGTCAGAATTTACTGTTCCATTTATCTGAAAAACCGGTAGAGACGGCTTATCTGCCTTCGGTACGCGGCCTGTCTTTTAACAGCCAGGGCTGGGTGAACCTGCGTCATATCTGGTTTCCGTGA
- a CDS encoding DUF4153 domain-containing protein yields the protein MIDKIMASPQRALITLLSAWILAIIHQYLFYGNEIGVSYPIFVILFYVFMYLFARDRMRSFKFIDAFVAAVVLLLSLTFLLYDNEPLGVLNFLVIPGVVILHMTYLMGRKQKQWWEIGLIGTAIDHLLPQAIRHWGTVAAIAVRAGGRGIGKSQKTVVFKVLIGLVASLPILIVVVALLSSADGVFNQYLAGFPEWLNQLAFTPGIPRIIWTVIAGVLLFGYVWGFVQPMQYEAEKRANAHWKNGAASTVDKRDHTYIFSPVDPATEGQYTNKITPESERTPVHREPFRLDPIIVGTMLIVINSVYVLFVLVQFSYLFGAGEGHLPVDLSYAEYARSGFAELILVTGINFFILIVALQYTRASGKAGSIVHQVLLLILVSCSAIMLYSAFMRLNLYEQAYGYTYIRFLVHAFMIFLALLLLIAGLRIRYTSIPLIRWYIVLALTAYVAVNYVGMDKRIAELNIERYHQTGNIDATYLASLSADAVPLLREFALEEYPDLKREMLEHQAYLDMDTSDRSWPSYNVARHRAELEMSKLRTE from the coding sequence ATGATTGATAAAATAATGGCTTCACCGCAACGCGCTCTAATCACGCTACTGTCTGCATGGATACTTGCTATCATTCACCAGTATTTATTCTATGGTAATGAGATTGGGGTATCGTATCCTATCTTTGTAATTCTCTTTTATGTGTTCATGTATCTGTTTGCACGGGACCGCATGAGGTCTTTCAAGTTCATTGATGCTTTTGTGGCGGCTGTAGTGCTGTTGTTGTCGCTAACGTTCCTGTTATATGATAATGAACCACTGGGTGTTCTTAATTTTCTGGTTATACCTGGCGTAGTTATCTTACATATGACGTATCTGATGGGCAGAAAACAGAAGCAGTGGTGGGAGATCGGTTTGATTGGTACGGCTATTGACCACTTGCTGCCTCAAGCCATACGTCATTGGGGGACTGTTGCTGCCATTGCTGTGAGAGCAGGAGGGCGTGGCATCGGCAAATCCCAAAAAACAGTTGTTTTCAAAGTGCTCATTGGTCTTGTGGCGTCTTTGCCTATCCTCATTGTAGTCGTCGCATTACTGTCCTCCGCTGACGGGGTCTTCAATCAGTATTTAGCCGGTTTTCCGGAGTGGCTGAATCAATTGGCTTTTACTCCAGGGATACCGAGAATCATCTGGACTGTCATCGCAGGTGTATTGCTGTTCGGTTATGTATGGGGATTTGTACAGCCAATGCAATATGAGGCAGAGAAGAGAGCGAACGCACATTGGAAAAATGGAGCAGCATCCACGGTTGATAAGCGTGATCACACCTATATATTCTCTCCTGTGGACCCGGCCACTGAAGGTCAGTATACAAATAAGATTACACCCGAGTCCGAACGTACTCCGGTTCATCGGGAACCGTTCAGATTGGACCCCATCATTGTAGGGACGATGCTGATTGTCATTAACTCTGTGTACGTTTTGTTTGTACTTGTACAGTTTTCGTATCTGTTTGGTGCAGGAGAGGGGCATCTTCCGGTAGATCTGTCTTACGCAGAGTATGCGAGAAGTGGATTCGCAGAGTTAATTCTCGTCACAGGTATTAACTTCTTTATTCTTATTGTTGCATTGCAGTATACCCGTGCGAGTGGCAAAGCGGGTTCCATCGTGCATCAGGTACTTCTCCTGATTCTGGTCAGTTGTTCAGCAATTATGTTGTATTCCGCGTTTATGCGCCTAAATCTTTATGAGCAGGCATATGGATATACGTACATCCGCTTCCTGGTACACGCATTCATGATCTTCCTTGCACTCCTGTTGCTGATTGCTGGCCTTCGTATACGCTATACGTCAATACCGCTGATCCGCTGGTATATTGTGCTTGCGCTCACTGCATATGTTGCTGTGAACTATGTGGGCATGGATAAACGGATTGCCGAGCTGAATATTGAACGTTATCATCAGACTGGCAATATTGATGCAACCTATCTGGCGAGTCTGTCAGCAGATGCAGTTCCGTTACTTCGTGAGTTTGCTCTTGAGGAGTATCCTGATCTCAAGAGGGAAATGCTGGAACATCAAGCATATCTGGATATGGATACATCAGATCGTTCCTGGCCTTCTTATAACGTGGCAAGACACCGAGCTGAGCTAGAAATGTCCAAATTGAGAACGGAATAG
- a CDS encoding sugar ABC transporter permease: protein MKTSIYFRRNWQLYALLLLPMIYFIIFKYGPMYGVQIAFKDFNFFQGISGSEWIGLDAFREVFQNQGFYTALRNTLVLNMLDLLVSFPAPLILAILLFELKKAWFKKLAQTLLYIPHFISWVIIGGIVLQVFGTQSGFINNILMSMGFDPLPFLSDKNYWLFTYLAVGVWQSAGWGTILYLASLTGINRELYEAAEVDGASRLRRIWHISLPGIKTTIVTLLIINVGNMISIGFDRPFIIGNVAVREYSDVLSTFVYRVGLQSGQVTLATAVGLFQALVGLVFILGANYTSKKLTDESIM, encoded by the coding sequence ATGAAAACAAGCATCTATTTCCGCAGAAACTGGCAACTATATGCGTTGCTCCTACTGCCCATGATCTACTTCATTATTTTCAAGTATGGGCCAATGTATGGCGTGCAGATTGCGTTCAAGGATTTTAACTTCTTTCAAGGGATCTCTGGTAGTGAGTGGATTGGCTTGGATGCATTCAGAGAAGTATTTCAAAATCAGGGGTTCTACACTGCATTACGCAACACGTTAGTACTAAACATGCTGGATTTATTGGTTTCTTTCCCGGCGCCGCTTATACTGGCCATCTTATTATTCGAGCTGAAGAAGGCCTGGTTCAAAAAGCTGGCACAGACGTTGCTCTACATTCCACACTTTATCTCGTGGGTTATTATTGGAGGGATCGTACTTCAAGTATTCGGTACGCAGTCCGGTTTCATCAACAATATCTTGATGAGCATGGGATTTGATCCATTGCCATTCCTCTCAGACAAAAACTATTGGCTCTTCACGTATCTTGCGGTAGGCGTGTGGCAGAGTGCAGGCTGGGGTACGATTCTGTATCTGGCATCCCTGACAGGCATTAACCGGGAACTGTACGAAGCGGCAGAAGTAGATGGAGCAAGTCGGCTGCGCAGAATCTGGCACATTTCCTTGCCAGGCATCAAAACGACGATTGTTACCTTATTGATCATCAATGTTGGCAACATGATCTCCATCGGGTTCGACCGACCGTTTATTATCGGAAATGTGGCTGTACGTGAATACTCGGATGTGCTCAGCACGTTTGTCTATCGTGTCGGTTTACAATCTGGTCAGGTCACGCTCGCAACAGCAGTAGGTTTGTTCCAGGCCTTAGTTGGACTTGTCTTCATACTCGGAGCAAACTATACGTCCAAGAAATTGACCGATGAGAGCATTATGTAG
- a CDS encoding PadR family transcriptional regulator: MQVNKQMIKGSTETLILTLLQERPLYGYELIKELHRQSEGVFNLKEGTLYPILHAMEIEGWVESYWMEVEGRKRKYYSIRDKGMEALESKKAEWNLFRRAVDRVLGEGGLT; the protein is encoded by the coding sequence TTGCAGGTTAACAAACAAATGATTAAAGGCAGTACCGAGACATTGATTCTGACCTTGCTTCAGGAACGACCGTTGTATGGTTATGAATTAATTAAGGAATTACATCGTCAATCTGAGGGTGTGTTTAATCTGAAAGAGGGCACGTTATATCCTATTTTGCATGCCATGGAGATTGAAGGATGGGTAGAGTCGTACTGGATGGAGGTTGAAGGCCGTAAACGTAAATATTATTCGATTCGTGACAAGGGCATGGAGGCCTTAGAAAGTAAAAAAGCGGAGTGGAATTTGTTCCGTAGAGCTGTGGATCGGGTGCTTGGGGAAGGAGGCCTGACATGA
- a CDS encoding extracellular solute-binding protein, with protein sequence MRLFQRRKAGKASSILAVVTAFTLLLSACSSGSESTSSSGESGSGEKTTLKVEIFDRGNTPAGYTISDSYLTRFIQEKFGDPNNIDVQFVPVPRSEEVQKLNVLMASGSEVPDIVFTYDSGTFNRYAEQGGLTELTDLINQSGPNLKKFLGDETLAYGQYDGQQFAVPGKRLVLGKYASYVRQDWLDALGLPSPQTAEELHTTLKAFKEKDPGKVGTGLIPMGMSIASAQYEPLIWSFIEPLTEEQKYTLTQQLGSNDYPTLLPGFKDALKYMNTLYNEGLMSKDFGLDKDKKKLWEDVSNGKVGFYTEDAGEIYISGTYKNLQTNQPGAVITPIDAFKNSEGKFAKPAYAPNAMYVMIPKSSKNAEAAMKYLDWMASGNNLFDLQFGVENENYELVDGVPLIKDDASPEIAGRIYNSGDIAIIVNGKYVGDDKKNEEAYVVQVESKYRDDMRKSVVISNTDTIQPVRFSKPIDAEARYGNGLKDKFMEFFVKTTISKPADFEATYDSMMKDYMASGGQAILDERTEAYKAMK encoded by the coding sequence ATGAGATTATTTCAAAGACGTAAGGCAGGCAAGGCAAGTTCAATCCTCGCAGTGGTAACAGCATTCACTCTATTATTATCTGCATGTTCGTCAGGAAGCGAATCAACATCTTCATCTGGAGAGTCGGGTTCGGGGGAAAAAACGACTTTGAAAGTAGAAATCTTCGACCGCGGAAATACTCCGGCGGGCTACACCATTTCGGACAGTTATCTAACTCGCTTCATACAAGAGAAGTTCGGTGATCCAAACAACATTGATGTTCAGTTTGTTCCGGTACCACGTTCGGAGGAAGTACAGAAACTTAACGTCCTGATGGCGAGTGGATCTGAAGTACCTGATATCGTATTTACCTACGACTCGGGAACATTCAACCGATATGCAGAGCAAGGAGGTCTGACTGAACTTACGGATCTGATCAATCAAAGCGGTCCTAACCTGAAGAAGTTCCTGGGAGATGAAACGCTGGCTTACGGTCAATACGATGGTCAACAGTTTGCGGTTCCAGGTAAACGTCTTGTACTTGGCAAGTACGCATCCTATGTTCGTCAGGACTGGCTGGATGCACTCGGACTGCCTTCACCTCAGACAGCTGAGGAGTTGCATACAACACTGAAGGCCTTTAAGGAAAAAGATCCAGGTAAGGTGGGCACAGGACTTATCCCAATGGGGATGTCGATTGCCTCGGCTCAATATGAACCACTCATCTGGTCATTCATTGAACCACTGACGGAAGAACAAAAATATACGTTAACACAACAACTGGGTTCCAATGACTATCCAACGTTGTTGCCTGGTTTCAAAGACGCCCTGAAATATATGAACACACTTTATAATGAAGGATTAATGAGCAAGGACTTTGGACTAGATAAAGACAAGAAAAAGCTGTGGGAAGATGTATCTAACGGCAAAGTTGGATTCTACACAGAGGATGCAGGGGAGATTTACATCTCCGGTACGTACAAAAACCTGCAAACCAATCAACCTGGTGCAGTGATCACACCGATTGATGCATTCAAAAACTCCGAAGGCAAATTCGCCAAACCGGCATATGCACCCAATGCAATGTATGTCATGATTCCAAAATCAAGCAAAAATGCGGAAGCAGCGATGAAGTACCTGGATTGGATGGCTTCAGGCAACAACTTGTTCGACCTGCAATTCGGTGTTGAAAATGAGAACTATGAACTTGTGGATGGTGTACCACTGATCAAAGATGATGCTTCTCCTGAAATCGCAGGTCGTATCTATAATTCCGGTGACATTGCCATTATCGTCAATGGTAAATATGTTGGGGATGACAAGAAAAATGAAGAGGCTTATGTCGTACAGGTAGAGTCGAAGTATCGGGATGACATGCGCAAGTCGGTAGTAATCTCGAACACGGATACCATTCAACCAGTACGCTTCTCCAAACCGATTGATGCAGAAGCGCGCTACGGTAACGGCCTGAAAGACAAGTTCATGGAGTTCTTCGTGAAAACAACCATTTCCAAACCAGCTGATTTTGAAGCTACGTATGACAGCATGATGAAGGATTACATGGCGAGCGGTGGTCAAGCAATCCTGGATGAACGTACAGAAGCTTACAAAGCGATGAAATAA
- a CDS encoding FtsW/RodA/SpoVE family cell cycle protein gives MTNRDERIQHYLDHMCVQVKAREVHNDLRDELGNHMEEIILDKEQEGYSEEEAIAYAIEQMGDPAVVGKSMHRLHRHRMHWGLLVGLIGLSIISLLLMWIFTINVADEKYQFLYRGHVLYTVIGVMMMLFFIYFDYRKLKKAAWWIYILLNVMLWISPMITTDIYGNSRYWSLFGLTLDLTTASVWILPLAIGAVMLDKLRSNCNMQSILTYIAMVTIPAVLLFQTLDWVRLFLFGIMSIILFGWLTRKWLYTVIGAVITGIIFVLLLFFADQYGRLERLTVVLNLQDDLYGSAYSNYSIIEIIRSSGWWGNGIDTTFDRFKTSYFDYPGVLLIDVFGWSAGILLLVAIIWFVANMVKMLPRIWDDFGRMIIVSITAMFAMQIIYSLAMTTGKAPIISITFPFIGYGNHLMFDYAMLGLLLGVYRRKDTISKRNEKIRQKMDAELLTDS, from the coding sequence ATGACGAATCGAGATGAACGCATTCAGCATTATCTTGATCACATGTGTGTTCAGGTTAAAGCTCGCGAAGTACATAACGACCTGCGTGATGAGTTGGGAAACCACATGGAAGAGATCATTTTGGACAAAGAACAAGAAGGTTATTCAGAAGAAGAAGCAATTGCATACGCCATTGAACAGATGGGCGATCCAGCTGTTGTAGGCAAGAGTATGCACCGATTGCATCGCCATCGAATGCATTGGGGTCTGTTAGTTGGATTAATTGGTTTGTCTATAATTAGCCTGTTGTTAATGTGGATTTTTACAATTAATGTAGCAGATGAAAAGTATCAGTTCTTATATCGCGGTCATGTGTTGTACACCGTTATAGGTGTAATGATGATGTTGTTCTTTATTTACTTTGATTATCGTAAGTTGAAAAAAGCTGCTTGGTGGATCTATATTCTGCTTAATGTCATGTTGTGGATCAGTCCAATGATAACTACAGATATTTATGGTAATAGCAGATATTGGAGCTTATTTGGCTTAACACTAGACCTTACCACAGCTTCAGTGTGGATTTTGCCACTTGCTATAGGTGCCGTTATGCTGGACAAGCTTCGTTCCAATTGTAATATGCAATCCATATTGACCTACATTGCGATGGTAACGATTCCCGCAGTACTATTGTTTCAAACGTTGGACTGGGTTCGCTTGTTTCTGTTTGGCATAATGTCCATTATTTTATTTGGCTGGCTCACGCGAAAATGGCTATATACAGTCATAGGTGCTGTTATAACAGGAATTATTTTTGTATTGTTATTGTTCTTTGCAGATCAATACGGACGACTGGAGAGGCTCACTGTCGTTTTGAATCTTCAGGATGACCTTTACGGGAGTGCCTATAGTAACTATTCCATTATTGAAATTATTCGATCATCGGGTTGGTGGGGGAACGGGATTGATACAACGTTTGACAGGTTTAAAACGAGTTATTTCGATTACCCAGGTGTGCTGCTCATTGATGTGTTTGGCTGGTCTGCCGGGATACTGCTATTGGTGGCGATCATCTGGTTTGTTGCCAATATGGTGAAAATGCTTCCTCGCATATGGGATGATTTTGGTCGTATGATTATTGTGAGTATCACAGCTATGTTTGCAATGCAAATCATCTATTCGCTGGCTATGACTACCGGAAAAGCACCTATTATCAGTATTACTTTTCCTTTTATTGGATACGGAAATCACTTGATGTTTGATTACGCCATGCTCGGTTTACTTCTCGGTGTGTACCGCCGGAAGGATACTATTTCGAAGAGAAATGAAAAAATACGGCAGAAGATGGATGCCGAATTACTGACCGATTCATAG
- a CDS encoding AAA family ATPase, with the protein MSKLIFFLGGAGSGKTTLAKALSRKHKAAFFDMDILLRPAAEAIMTLQGLDPSDRDSPEYKKLCRDLGYRITMDAALDNVQLGIDTIVVGPFTKEIGTPDWIAQELARIARSLEDTDVRVAYIYLENEALYHQRITARQSPLDEWKLANWDAFTASLVRKEVTWPLPASSVAYIDNSSDDPAIAYAELERRMYE; encoded by the coding sequence ATGAGCAAACTAATTTTCTTTCTCGGCGGGGCCGGAAGTGGCAAGACCACCCTTGCCAAAGCCCTTTCCCGTAAACATAAAGCGGCTTTCTTCGATATGGATATTCTGCTTCGTCCCGCGGCTGAGGCAATTATGACTCTTCAGGGACTTGACCCATCCGACCGAGATTCGCCTGAATACAAGAAGTTGTGCCGTGATCTTGGATATCGTATTACTATGGACGCCGCTCTGGATAACGTTCAGTTGGGTATCGATACTATCGTTGTTGGCCCATTTACTAAAGAAATCGGTACCCCGGATTGGATTGCTCAGGAACTTGCACGAATTGCACGTTCTCTGGAAGATACGGATGTGCGTGTGGCCTATATTTATCTTGAGAATGAAGCGTTGTATCACCAGCGGATCACAGCGAGACAATCTCCATTGGATGAATGGAAACTTGCAAACTGGGATGCTTTCACAGCTTCTCTGGTCCGTAAAGAAGTAACTTGGCCGCTCCCTGCTTCATCCGTCGCTTATATTGACAATTCCAGTGATGATCCTGCGATTGCCTATGCCGAACTTGAACGACGGATGTACGAGTAG
- a CDS encoding carbohydrate ABC transporter permease — protein MSENTANRIFNTVNVILIIITMVLCLAPFIHIIAISLSSNRAIGSGEVSFFPKELSFEAYTKVFADGSMIRSLIYTIWLTVLSTVLSMAMTIAAAYPLAKSNLKGRKWFMLVIVVTMFFSGGIIPEYILIKNLHLLDSTWGLILPGLISPFYMIILITFFRGIPESLEEAAGIDGSSHFGTLMRIILPLSLPVMATLSLFYAVGRWNGFQDALMYITKPELYPLQLKLYQMIQQNQITELMQNEGIGAVKVLPESLKAASVIFSTLPILLVYPWLQRYFISGVMVGAVKG, from the coding sequence ATGTCTGAAAACACGGCGAATCGAATATTCAACACGGTAAACGTCATTCTTATTATCATTACGATGGTGCTGTGTCTTGCACCATTCATTCATATTATTGCGATCTCGCTCAGCTCGAACCGGGCGATCGGTTCAGGAGAAGTTTCTTTTTTCCCCAAAGAGTTATCCTTTGAGGCGTATACCAAAGTATTTGCAGATGGATCGATGATTCGTTCCCTGATCTATACGATCTGGCTGACCGTCCTGAGTACGGTGTTAAGCATGGCGATGACCATTGCAGCAGCTTATCCACTGGCGAAGAGTAACTTGAAGGGGCGCAAGTGGTTCATGCTTGTCATTGTGGTGACGATGTTCTTCAGTGGGGGTATTATTCCCGAGTACATTCTGATCAAAAATCTGCATCTGCTCGACAGCACATGGGGACTTATTCTGCCGGGATTGATTAGTCCGTTCTATATGATCATTCTCATTACCTTCTTCCGAGGTATTCCCGAAAGTCTGGAAGAAGCAGCGGGCATTGATGGAAGCAGTCACTTCGGAACACTGATGCGCATTATTTTGCCACTATCTCTTCCGGTTATGGCAACACTGAGCCTATTCTACGCGGTAGGACGCTGGAATGGTTTCCAGGATGCACTCATGTATATTACCAAGCCTGAACTATATCCTTTGCAATTGAAATTGTATCAGATGATTCAGCAAAACCAGATTACAGAACTGATGCAGAATGAAGGCATTGGTGCCGTTAAGGTCCTGCCTGAGAGTCTGAAAGCAGCCAGCGTTATATTCTCCACGTTACCGATCCTGCTTGTGTATCCGTGGTTACAGCGGTACTTTATCAGTGGCGTAATGGTAGGTGCTGTAAAAGGTTAA
- a CDS encoding sugar phosphate isomerase/epimerase, with amino-acid sequence MYTDKQEYSFSTCWNIKRHTTGQGMIEEIKSLGFRQVELNYNVTEEMLQTIEPMIERGEIGVSSVHNTFPHVADPDYGTDSVLLGFDDEPRRKRAIELLLRSAEYAHRYGAKAVVVHPGEVPFEYNIDEALKKIYHDQGPDSPAYQSLWQEMLEKREYGSAHYLSRIQESLEEVCDLSEQRGYGVNFGIETRSRCYQMPTLHEAGTIIGRMKGAPLGLWYDIGHGMMMDRMGLYDNVREANALIDHVVGVHIHETVGLADHWCPYIHSKDMTFFDSFLDIIDRSPVKVYELKAACTPEEIDKSHGLITARIAERQAARQRG; translated from the coding sequence ATGTACACGGACAAGCAGGAATATTCGTTTTCAACATGTTGGAACATCAAACGTCATACGACAGGACAAGGCATGATTGAAGAGATTAAATCTCTCGGATTTAGACAGGTTGAACTGAACTACAACGTGACGGAAGAGATGCTGCAGACGATAGAACCGATGATTGAACGGGGAGAAATCGGTGTATCCAGTGTGCATAATACATTCCCGCATGTGGCTGATCCGGATTATGGGACGGACTCCGTCCTGCTCGGATTCGATGATGAGCCGCGCCGCAAACGAGCGATTGAACTGTTACTTCGCTCAGCCGAGTACGCACATCGTTATGGGGCCAAGGCTGTCGTTGTACATCCGGGTGAGGTTCCGTTTGAATACAATATAGATGAAGCGTTGAAAAAGATATACCACGATCAGGGGCCGGACTCACCGGCATATCAATCTCTATGGCAAGAGATGCTGGAGAAGCGGGAATATGGCAGCGCACATTACCTGAGCCGGATTCAGGAGAGTCTGGAAGAGGTATGTGACTTGTCGGAGCAGCGGGGGTATGGAGTGAATTTTGGTATTGAGACCCGTTCACGCTGTTATCAGATGCCGACTTTGCACGAAGCGGGAACGATTATTGGACGCATGAAGGGCGCGCCGCTTGGTCTATGGTACGATATTGGTCACGGCATGATGATGGATCGAATGGGGCTATACGATAATGTACGTGAGGCTAACGCGTTGATTGATCACGTGGTTGGCGTGCATATTCATGAAACCGTAGGGTTGGCAGATCATTGGTGTCCATACATTCATAGTAAAGACATGACCTTTTTTGATTCATTTTTGGATATTATTGATCGTTCACCGGTGAAAGTATATGAGTTAAAAGCCGCGTGTACACCGGAAGAGATCGATAAGAGTCACGGACTAATCACGGCTCGTATTGCTGAGCGTCAAGCGGCACGTCAGCGCGGATAG